A genomic segment from Streptomyces sp. TLI_235 encodes:
- a CDS encoding type VII secretion integral membrane protein EccD — protein MSSSVVAGLCRLRFHAPGTAFELAVPADVPLADLLPAVLGHAGPDLAEDGLEHGGWVLQRLGEEPLDEERSAEALGLHDGESLYLRERHKTLPPVHFDDLVDGVATGVRGRGDTWRPAATRVVSLALALTAFAAGWAPLAASGPGAPRTAAAALVALLLLFGAAGASRAMADAGTGAALGAAAVPYLALAAFLVPQGPSGDDLLGAQTLAASSAAAGAAVLALAAVGAATPLFLGVVLTALLGMLAGALLLVGLTPSAVVAVMAVAAVLAGAFVPSTAFRLSGLRLPMLPRNAEELQENIDPVPASAVLPRALVADDYLMAFHTAIGAVCTACLAVLPFVDGWAGPAETAALSLLLLLHARAVGSIRQRLVVLLPGVFGVLLLLAGTVATVSATGRLALAGALPAAGAVLLVVGWTVPGRRLLPYWGRAADILHTLCALSLLPLALQACGVYRTLRGLGG, from the coding sequence ATGAGCAGCAGTGTCGTCGCAGGACTGTGCCGATTGAGGTTCCACGCACCGGGTACGGCGTTCGAACTGGCGGTCCCCGCCGACGTTCCGCTGGCCGACCTGCTGCCCGCCGTCCTGGGCCATGCCGGCCCCGACCTCGCCGAGGACGGGCTGGAGCACGGCGGCTGGGTGCTGCAGCGGCTGGGCGAGGAACCGCTGGACGAGGAGCGCAGCGCCGAGGCGCTGGGCCTGCACGACGGAGAGTCCCTCTACCTGAGGGAACGTCACAAGACCCTGCCGCCGGTGCACTTCGACGACCTGGTGGACGGCGTGGCCACCGGTGTGCGCGGGCGGGGCGACACCTGGCGTCCGGCCGCGACCCGGGTCGTGTCGCTGGCCCTGGCGCTGACCGCGTTCGCGGCGGGATGGGCGCCGCTGGCCGCGTCCGGTCCGGGCGCCCCGCGTACGGCGGCTGCGGCCCTGGTGGCGCTGCTGCTGCTGTTCGGCGCGGCCGGCGCCTCCCGGGCGATGGCCGACGCGGGCACCGGCGCCGCGCTGGGCGCGGCGGCCGTGCCGTACCTGGCCCTGGCCGCGTTCCTGGTCCCGCAGGGGCCGAGCGGCGACGACCTGCTCGGGGCGCAGACGCTGGCGGCGTCCTCGGCCGCGGCCGGGGCCGCGGTCCTGGCCCTTGCGGCGGTCGGCGCGGCGACACCGCTGTTCCTCGGGGTGGTCCTGACCGCCCTGCTCGGCATGCTGGCGGGGGCCCTGCTGCTCGTCGGGCTGACGCCGTCCGCCGTGGTGGCGGTGATGGCGGTCGCGGCGGTACTGGCGGGCGCGTTCGTGCCCTCGACGGCCTTCCGGCTGTCCGGGCTGCGGCTGCCGATGCTGCCGCGCAACGCGGAGGAGCTGCAGGAGAACATCGATCCGGTGCCGGCGTCCGCCGTCCTTCCCCGCGCGCTGGTGGCGGACGACTACCTGATGGCCTTCCACACCGCGATCGGCGCGGTCTGCACGGCCTGTCTGGCGGTCCTGCCCTTCGTCGACGGCTGGGCCGGGCCCGCCGAGACCGCCGCCCTGAGCCTGCTGCTCCTGCTGCACGCGCGGGCCGTCGGCAGCATCCGCCAGCGGCTGGTCGTCCTGCTGCCGGGCGTGTTCGGCGTGCTGCTCCTGCTCGCCGGCACCGTGGCCACCGTGTCGGCGACCGGGCGGCTGGCGCTGGCAGGTGCGCTGCCGGCCGCGGGGGCCGTGCTCCTCGTGGTCGGCTGGACGGTGCCCGGCCGGCGGCTGCTCCCGTACTGGGGGCGCGCCGCCGACATCCTGCACACCCTGTGCGCCCTCTCCCTGCTGCCGCTGGCGCTCCAGGCGTGCGGCGTCTACCGGACCCTGCGCGGTCTGGGCGGCTGA